The genomic region GTGTGTCGGTCGTTAGCAATAATATCAGGAGTGCTCAGAAAATGATGGAACATTCAATtttctaattttattttctccaggCTTAAGTTTCCATCGTCAACTTTTATTTACAGTCTTCTTATTGTCTTTCATACTTTGTGACAATCGGACGAGTATCTTTGAGAAGTATATGTAAAGTATATAAAATCCTATTCAAGGGATATTGGCACTCTATATTCAGTAAAtctattttatttgattttcacACTGACTGAACTGGGTCAGTGTATTTATTTCCCCCGTAAATCCGTCCCCAGTCCCAGAACCACAGCGCTCATTAATCTTATTATGTGTTAGAGGAAAAAGTGCAGAATCTTTAAAAAGCTTTGAAAATGAACCTCACATATTTGCAGTTCAGCACTTCAGACAAGGAACACCAAATCTATAGGATGTGACGTCTGTTTTGATCAATCTCTCCCCACATGTACTTCACAACTGCATATTTCCTTCACGGAATCTTGTACAACACACGAACCCTGTCGTATATACGGTAACAGAGATGTAATACATTACATTATCACGATAATGCTGTGGCAAACATACAAGTTCTGATTTCAGCCTTGCAATAAGGAGGGCAGCGATTTCAATAGTGACCTACGGTGTTCCGGAAGCTCCACGATGCACTATTGTCTCACCTCTGGAGGTATCGGGTCCATTCCAGCACAGTTCTCATTGCATTTGTCATAAACCAGGCGCAGCTTACGGAACAGCACAGAAAGCATCCGAAGGTGCTCCTGCAGTTTAGCCAGCCTGTCCTGGTGGGTGTTTGGATGGTACGTGACCCCGTTAGGAAGCTAAGAAGCAACAAAGAAGACATTACACATTAAAGAGCAAAGGACTTTTAGACCGCATCACTCGCGATTAGAATCTGTCGTCCACGGCCTTCAGTTGTAGTTAGTTccaaatgagagaaaaaaagactCTTTAGTGGGTGTAAAACTTGTTTGCCTTCAGCGTGATCGTGCACAAATACTGGACGGGTTTCAATGACACCAGGACGCTGGAGGGGAGGAATGAGCCAGGACAAAACCAATTACATGCTGGTGTGGATCCATAAAAATGATGCATCTGGGCAGTTTAATTTATGTTTGTGCTGGGAGTGTTTTTGGTAGATTAACAAAGTTCTTTTCATAAGTTATGGGGTTAAAGGACGGTCACCAGGACGAGGATGTGCCATCGGCCTTCAGGGAGGACTTCAGCCCCAGTTTTGATGCCATTTTAAACTCAAGAAAACTGCCTTGCCTCTTCGAGTGGAAAAGGAAGCTGAAAGTTAATTCATTAGTATTTCTGACCTGATCTGATACTCCGACAATCACTAATAATAACTAGCTGCTTTTCATGAAGCGAAAAATTGctccaaatgtttaaaggcGGAGACATTAAAGTAACAGAAACCATTTCAGAGAGAAAACCTGAAGTTGTAAAATGTGAATGCAACAAAATACTTTTACTGTGTGCAAAATTCCTAAACATTCTAGAGCAGCaggaatgtttaaaaaaaaaaaacaacgccCTATCTTTAGGGAAAGAAAAATGTATGGAAGCTGTGTCTGAAAGCACACACTTGTTCCCTGTTACCTCCTCAGTGTGTAGGGAGCAGAGTTAGTGGACTATTTAGTGAACTCACTGATCGCTGACACATTTTTAAGGCGCCATAGCTGTAAATTCAAAACACTCCCTGGTTGCTTGTTGATTCACTGCTTTGCCCTTAATACTTTGTTTAGTAATGGAAAAGTAACGGCATATTTGCCTCTCGACAGCAAAGGAAGATGGGATATATTGCTTGGTTAGGGAGCGAGGTTGTGCAGCTTTtacaatgcattgtgggataccttgGGAGCACTAAATAAAGTGTAGCGATCCACATTTATCATTCAAGTGGCAAACACCATAGTTGGTGCAATAAGACAAAATCTTACCGGAGACATATTTTATGTAGTTGTGAATTCTTTACAGCTCTTTAAAAAGCTCTAAAGAAGTCTTTTATACAGCCTTAAAAATCCATTATTTACAAAAATCTCAGTTGTAAAATGTTGCAGGGATTACAGAACTGCCTATTACCTGAAGAAACAGCTTTAGGACATCTGGTATTTTAGAGCCAAGAAAAATCTCACACCCTGATGTTCTTTTTATTAGAATGACTATGTAATCTTAATTTGTAGCTCTAAAATCCTAAATTAATACACTGCTACCTTTGTAAAACTGCATTAACTGGTTGTTCTTTCAACAGTGTCATTAAACAAGATAAATGAAATGGCTCTTTTTACCGGCGCTGTGTTTAATCTTCATCCCAAACATGCCTATAAAATCCAGCTCTCATTTTTCAACAATAACATTTACCGTAAATGTGGACTGGATGAATGTGCAGCATCAAAAAGGTTACGGTTATGGTGACTGCTCATTCTTAAAAGACGTTCGTGTTTTCCGGGCACTTCTGATAAGAAATGATTGCTCATCCAGGTTTATGTGCCCCGTAGGCAGGGATGGAACATGAATGAATCTAAAAGTAACCGCGTAATTCAGTGTGACAGGGTGACAGAGTGAGACAGACCTGCATGTTTCTGAGCAGCTGGAAGATTTCCATCGTCCTGATGACGATATCCTGGACCGTCTCCTGACCAATACGGCACAGAGAGGCTGTGTTAACATCTCGCGCTGCCTGAGCTTGCTGCTGTggctgaggtggtggaggctgaCCACCAAATGGTGGTACTAGGGGAGGCGTTGTCATGGAGACAGcaggtgatgctgctgcaggaattcCAGGTCCAGGTGAAGAAACCTGTCAGGCTGTGCCAATTTAGCAAGTCTCACATACCTACAGGAAACAATACTGTCAGAAAATGACGCGATGCAAATTATTGTTACCGTTTTTATTAATTATTACTTCTAGAATCTTGGTCAGTAAAAAGTTTCTATGCTAACATATGGAGCACACAACACCATGCACACTCCTGAACTGTTCATTTTTACTAAACTCTGATCATTAACATcttaatatttttaaacaagCTAGTAAGTTAAAATAGTTGTCAAATGAGAAAACAAAATGCTAAAGACAGCAAAAAGGAGTCTTTAGAGAACAAACGCTACTACCATGGTTAAAAGTTGCTCAACAGCTTcagaaagaaatcatttaaTGAAGCAGAGTTAAGAATACCCCTGATTTGAATGAACTAAAATAAAGACCGACATTAAGGATTTAAGCAGCTGTTACAAAGAGCTGCTAAGTGGACATATGGAATTGACGTATAGCGCTACAAGAAACACCAGCGTCCTGTCGGTTCTTTTgatttcagtttgttttttcatgCATCTGTTGAACCTTAGCATCGCAGCGAGTGTTCTTTTGATCAAACTGCACAGTAGAAAGCGTGTGATATTACCTGTTCGAAAAGATTTCCTCTGTTTTGTTGACATGCCAAGTTTCCTGGCTCAGCCCATCAAATCTCGCCCACTGTAGTATCGCGAGAATTCTCACAGTCGAAGCCGTGGCCACGGAACCGTAATTACCTAATAGACACGCCGCTTGAAAATTCCATACACGCTTTGGTAACTTATCAGCTGTATTTCCTCATATTATAATAATCATTTATTGAATCTAATTtcatatgtttttatttaaaaaatgttaaattaaattaatttcaaTATCATTCATGTGGTTGCCGCGCTGCCTGATGGTCGGCAATAGCGTCCATATTTATGGCAAAGACGCTTTAATGTTAAATGCTATAAATTGAAATTAATATCTCAATGAGATGGTCTATATCATAAAACCCTAAAGCCCCCATGTCTTAGTGTGCAAGAAATtaggagagaaaaacagcttGAATCAATGTTGaggaaacaaaatgaaataaaaaattacatttctaaatatatAGGTAAAGAATACTGCTGCACACCTCTTAACTAATACgttaaaatgtgttgatgtAATCCCAGCTTTTGTTCTCATCCTCCATCAGCCCGAACGCAAATTCTGCCAGAACACAAGCAGTTGGGCCGAAGAAATCAAGATGTCCTGCAGAGAAATGGCAGTGAGGAAACTTATAGAAACATCTGCACGGCCAGATGAGCTCTGACTGAAATATGAAGACAAGAAACAAAGATTTTGATTCTCTGGTTACTTATTGGAGTCCTGCGACTCGCCTCAGCGTTTCTGTCTAATGTAAATCTGACTCTATGTCGCCACCTAGTGGGTGGACCAGGATTTACCTGGAGCCGTGACGGACGCCCACGGTCCCCTGGaaaatttagaaaaaacaaCTGGCCAACCATTTTGTGTCTTCTATATTGATCTTAAAATATAAAAGTGTACCTGGAATCCAAAATTCTTTGCTAAATATTCACAAAGAGGAAAGCTCATCTGTATAAAACACTAAAGGAATCCACTTTCTAGAAAACTGTTATTGTATATGTGAAGACATAGATTTAAACTGGTCAAAGATAGTAAAATCTTTGCTCTTCTAAGTTTAATCTGTACTTGTAATAGAAATTGAAACCCTTAATACCAGCTTCTCTGTGAACACGtatattttctcctcttcttccagcacAACAGGACTGTATACGATGTAACAACCACTGTGGTCCCGTACAGGAGGACAGATGGTTAAAGACACCCAGGACTCAGAAGAACCAAGCTTTGATTCAGCCAGGAAGCACTTTGGAGACCTTCTAAAGTATTGAGTGTTTTATAACTGTTTTCATCTTGTGGTAGTTTTCCTGTACTATCATAGATAATAATTCTGCATTAACTGTGCATATTCATTCTATTTACTCTATATATGGTATTTAAAGAGAACCCTAAGAGTGGAATCAGTCCCtttaaattcttttattttatgccAAAGACTTCAAAACACTCCATAAATACCTTTAAACTATCTTCATGGGTTTGTTTTGAGGGTTTAGGGGAAATTTCTTTATCTGCACTGTGATTTTCATCAGGTGCTATAACACCTTCCTGCCGCAAGAGGGAGACACCTGATTAGATACAAGTGACGGATAAAATATTCTGATGGATTTTGGAATTGTTGTTTAATACTTTGGGACATTAtatgtgtggtgcaggatgggCGCATGaaaattattttgttttggaGGAGCTGAATAATGCAGACATCCCCAGCAGGGAGACATGATTATTTGTCTCTTCAAAAAAGGGGgatttttaaattaatcatCCCCAGTCTCCTGCCAACTGTGTCAACCTACATGAACCAGAGCACACAAATCGAAACCACTGTGGAGaaacatattttttaaacagTAATTGGTCGCTGTTTTCCACAGGGATCATCAGATCATTTCAGAGACCTACacacctgcaggagcagaacaTCAAATGGAAATCCAGGCCGATCTGGTTCCTTAAACATTATAAAAGGTTTGCAACCACGATATTGTTTCTCCTAAATGTCTGCAGATTGAAGATGAATCCAGCTACAATGAGAGTTCATTTTCCTTAATTTTTTGGCTGTGACATCTATGGCAGAATCTCCTGGCAAAACAACCTcctggttattattattactgccCTGAAGGACTGAATCCATGTAGATTTGCACATGAATAAACCCCCAATGTGTTGTTCTCATGATGCTCCTGCAGGATGTTcagctgaaagaagaaaaaagttgaATTCAGTCAGTGGTTGTTctgttttaaagacattttaccTACAATTCTTTACAGTTTCAATATTATTGCTATGTCATTTTCttgtaattattttttcttACAGTTCATCCAACCAGCTGTTGACTTTTACATTCTTCGCTCTAATTCTGTTTCTCTCCATCATTTTTTTATAGGTACTACTAAGATAAATAATTAagttatatatgtatatattgcTTTGTTCTCTTTAGCTTCTCATCCTTGTGACTTGTCCCACTCACAAATCTTTCATCTGCTGTCTTCCCCTTCGTCCTATCAGCATCTGTCCAGAGTCAGTGAGAGAccaaaaaagcccaaaaaacaGGTTACAACACCAAAAACAGCCTGGATCACATTTTTGTCGGTAATTGGTGTCTGATATTTGACCGACAATCATAAAAGTTCTTCTACTTTCCCCTGTCTCAGCCAGTCCCACATAGTTGCAGTTACTGGATCTCATTTATTGGGTTTGTGAATgtctaagaaaagaaaaagcaaagcgCCAAATATCTGCATTGAAACAAAAGAATTCGCTGAGGCTTTCCGCCTTCCTGTCTCCAACCTTCTTCATTTGCTGTCTGGTTCATTTTCTAAAGTCATTCTTTGTGTTTCTCCCAGAAACGTGAACCATGTGTAAGGAGATGCTTCACTACACGCCAGTGTGACTGCTGAGTTACGACCTGTGTGACCTCTGAGACAGAAAGACGTGATGATCACATTCCGAGAGGAAGAAAACCCAGTCCtaaacaaagggggggggggactcttgttttcatgtttgttcTGAACCAACAGCAGTTTGTGAAACCTTCGTTGTGCATCCAGTTACAAAGAGAACATTCAAATTCCACCTGAAATGATGCGTCACATTTGGCTAAAATCAAAGTGCATTTATATTTGCCAGAATGGGAATAAGCcattttttctttgtctgttcTTCCTTCCTAAACAGATGAGGTGAGAATAAAACCTCCAGTCTTTCGGTGGCAGGTCAAGAACTTAAAAAGTTTGTCGATAAGTCGATAAAATTGGTCCAGCGATCCGGAGAGAACAGACGGCTGATCGTATTTAAAGGTAAGTCCATTTGAACTCTCTCACTTCGCTTTATTGGACTTGTATCTACTAGTTTACAATCACTTTATCCCAGTTTCAGTTAAAAACCTGCTCCGATTGTGTCCGTTCATACGCATCATCACTAACGACTCTTTGTATTTGACAACCTTTAGAAGCTTGACGTGGTTGAGCGTTCAGAGCAGGGCTGCAGTACTTACTCCTCGTCTTCGTAGGTCCTTTCAAACAGGAAGCCTGTGGAGAacctgaagaacctgaacagGTCCTTCTATAGTCTTCCTGCACCTGAACATGTGGCCAAAATCAAGACAGACGTGTTTACGACACACCTGCCTTACAACTGTCA from Takifugu rubripes chromosome 12, fTakRub1.2, whole genome shotgun sequence harbors:
- the med30 gene encoding mediator of RNA polymerase II transcription subunit 30, with the protein product MTTPPLVPPFGGQPPPPQPQQQAQAARDVNTASLCRIGQETVQDIVIRTMEIFQLLRNMQLPNGVTYHPNTHQDRLAKLQEHLRMLSVLFRKLRLVYDKCNENCAGMDPIPPEQLIPFVEEDASKHEDRSAAQSRPNEEKREIVEVNKKLKQKNQQLKQIMDQLRNLIWEINSMLAIRS